A genomic window from Silene latifolia isolate original U9 population chromosome 11, ASM4854445v1, whole genome shotgun sequence includes:
- the LOC141611159 gene encoding pentatricopeptide repeat-containing protein At3g49710-like — MNQTSWNLHHFTHLLKSCITQKNLITGKRLHALYVKSIIPQLTYISNHFIILYSKCRNLTAARHAFEATLYPNVFSYNAIIAAYVKHGRIMIAHQLFDEMPEPDLVSYNTLIAAYAERGETRPAFRLFGRMREVGIGMDGFSMSSMITGSNDDVLLIRQLHCLGVRGGYDCYTSVNNSLVSYYSKNGFLEEAKRVFREMNGREDEVSWNAMIVAHGQHREGLKAVELFKEMVKRGLYVDMYTLASVLTAFTSLEDRVGGLQFHGQLIKIGFNANPHVGSGLIDLYSKCGSDMFDCRKIFQEIPEPDLVLWNTMISGYSQFQELSEETLTCFRAMLRIGHQPDDCTFVCVISACSNSPSPSHGKQVHCLSLKSDIPSNRIAVNNALVSMYAKSGNLHDARRLFDRMPEHNVVSLNALIDGYSQHGAGNEALHLFNCMLAKGLTPSNITLISVLSACAHTGKVEEGQKYFDSMKRDFGIDPEPEHYACMIDMLSRAGKLREAEQLIESMPFNPGKIGWASLLGACRKHSNIDLAVKAANQFLQIEPTNPAPYVMLANIYSDAGRWEEVAQVRKLMHDRKLRKKPGCSWIEINKRVHTFVAEDASHPMIKEVYEYLDEVLVKIKDVGYVPDVRWSTMKDVGGERDKERSVVHHSEKLAVAFGLLSTKKGEPILVGKNLRICGDCHNAIKLISAVTNREITVRDTRRFHCFKDGTCSCGDYW; from the coding sequence TGAACCAAACATCATGGAATCTACACCATTTCACCCACCTTCTAAAATCATGCATTACCCAAAAAAACCTAATTACAGGAAAACGTCTCCATGCACTCTACGTAAAATCCATAATTCCTCAATTAACTTACATTTCCAATCACTTCATCATCCTCTACTCCAAATGCCGCAATCTAACTGCCGCTCGACACGCTTTCGAAGCGACCCTTTACCCAAATGTGTTCTCCTACAATGCCATTATTGCAGCGTATGTGAAACACGGTCGAATTATGATTGCCCACCaactgtttgatgaaatgcctgaACCGGACTTGGTGTCTTATAATACCCTCATTGCTGCTTATGCGGAGCGAGGCGAGACACGGCCTGCATTTAGGTTGTTTGGGAGGATGAGGGAGGTGGGTATTGGGATGGATGGGTTTAGTATGTCTTCCATGATTACGGGGTCGAATGATGATGTTTTGTTGATTAGGCAGTTGCATTGTTTGGGTGTTAGAGGCGGGTATGATTGTTATACGTCGGTGAATAATTCGCTTGTGAGTTATTATAGTAAAAATGGGTTCTTGGAGGAGGCGAAGAGGGTGTTTCGTGAGATGAATGGGAGGGAAGACGAGGTTTCTTGGAATGCTATGATTGTTGCGCATGGGCAACATAGGGAAGGATTGAAAGCGGTTGAATTGTTTAAGGAAATGGTTAAGCGGGGTTTGTATGTTGACATGTATACGTTGGCTAGTGTCTTGACAGCATTTACGAGCTTGGAAGATCGAGTTGGCGGCCTCCAGTTTCATGGTCAGCTAATCAAGATTGGGTTTAACGCAAATCCTCATGTCGGGAGTGGGTTGATAGATTTGTATTCGAAATGTGGTAGTGACATGTTTGATTGTAGGAAAATATTTCAGGAAATTCCAGAGCCTGATTTGGTTCTTTGGAACACAATGATCTCTGGGTATTCTCAGTTTCAGGAATTATCTGAGGAGACGCTTACTTGCTTTCGAGCTATGCTGCGAATTGGGCATCAGCCAGATGATTGCACCTTTGTCTGTGTGATTAGCGCGTGTTCAAACTCCCCCTCTCCTTCACATGGAAAGCAAGTTCACTGTTTGTCTCTAAAGTCTGATATCCCATCAAATAGGATTGCGGTCAACAATGCCCTCGTATCAATGTATGCTAAAAGCGGAAATCTTCATGATGCTAGAAGGTTATTTGATAGGATGCCTGAGCATAATGTAGTCTCTCTGAATGCCTTGATCGACGGTTATTCTCAGCATGGTGCCGGAAATGAAGCATTGCATCTTTTTAACTGCATGCTCGCAAAAGGTCTAACGCCTAGTAATATAACCTTGATTTCTGTTCTTTCAGCTTGTGCTCACACAGGAAAAGTTGAGGAAGGCCAAAAGTATTTTGACTCAATGAAACGTGATTTCGGTATTGATCCTGAACCTGAACACTATGCTTGCATGATTGACATGCTGAGTCGAGCTGGTAAACTGCGTGAAGCAGAGCAGCTTATTGAGTCTATGCCATTTAACCCCGGTAAAATTGGTTGGGCCTCTTTGCTTGGCGCGTGTAGAAAACATAGTAATATTGATTTAGCTGTCAAGGCTGCTAATCAATTTCTTCAGATTGAGCCTACAAATCCTGCTCCTTACGTCATGCTTGCAAATATTTATTCTGATGCCGGAAGATGGGAGGAGGTTGCACAGGTTAGGAAGCTGATGCACGATAGAAAGCTTAGAAAGAAACCAGGGTGTAGTTGGATTGAGATAAACAAAAGGGTTCATACCTTCGTTGCTGAAGATGCTTCACACCCTATGATTAAGGAAGTATATGAGTACTTAGATGAGGTATTAGTGAAGATAAAAGATGTTGGTTATGTGCCTGATGTGCGATGGTCTACAATGAAAGATGTTGGAGGAGAAAGAGACAAGGAAAGGAGTGTTGTTCATCATAGTGAGAAACTTGCAGTTGCATTTGGGTTATTATCGACGAAAAAGGGGGAACCTATACTTGTTGGGAAGAATCTAAGGATATGTGGAGATTGTCACAATGCCATTAAACTTATTTCTGCTGTCACAAACAGAGAAATCACTGTCAGAGACACCCGTAGATTTCATTGCTTCAAGGATGGAACATGTTCATGTGGGGATTATTGGTAG